TTTGTTcctaattaaatgttttatttatttttccaggaTGAATTCAGACAATTCTACTATGCAACACAAATACCAAATGACTGGGACAGATCAAATCAACTAACACAGGCTGAAATTTTAGACACATTATAGTCAGTGAAATAAtatggtttaattaaaaaaaaaaactatccgtATGTAACAGTTGTAACAACAATATCTATGATGTTGTTTGTCAGTCATAACCAGCAAAGTTTACAGAAAAGGAGTTTGGTACAAAAATCGctattaaacaaatgaaaatttaaatatagaaacaaATAAGATAGAACGACCGAACTTGGTATATTTTATAGCTAGTAACCAAATCCTTTTCGGTAACGTTGCagatataaaacattaaaatgtcaATTCATATTTTGTCCTTACAATGTCAGGTATTGTATAATTTGAACAGaaacaaaatcaatattcaTTCAACTctttatcatttgttttatttacctaataccTTAATGTATTTATTGGAAGCACAAAGTACTGACAGAAAATCTAAACTCATTGCTAAAAGGCATTCTTTGCCTTACATACAATATCTAGAATTATGGAATACAAATTCcaaaaaagtaggtaattttcttaatattttacattatcttGAGTATGTacaaaagtttttgaagaaaaaaatctttaagatTATCTATGGTAGCTCCCTTTTTTATGCGTTCTCCTGTCTCGCCAGTTTCCTGAATGCTTATTCCTATTATCTTTGTTTCTGCCATAGTTATCATTGTGTGCCTCCCTGGGACGATAGTCGCGGTCTTGATCTCTGTGTGACTTGTCTTTAGGCCTGTAGGGGTGGTGCCGATGTGACCAGTTGCCCTGTAAGCTGGCTATAACTAACCTATCATTAGGATCATGAGGTTGGCGAATCATATTAGTTTTAAACTCATCTTCTTTCAGATGCTCAGTCATGTCAACAAACTGTTTGGCTATATTTATTTGAGGAGGGAACTCTAATGGAGGCTCCAGTCCGTAGCATCTGATCGGCGGTGGTAATGTCACCATTCGTCCTCGGCTTTGTAGTGTTAAAGTCCTGTGAAACAGGGAGGTTCCTCGAAATAGGTTGATTGCGTATGGGACTGATACTTCATGGCAGTAGGTGACAAAAGCGAAGTTCTTCTGACGTCCATCGCGGTCTCTAGGTATTCTGACTTTCTCTAATGGTCCGGCCTGCAAGTAGAATGGTATGATCAGGTAAAATTTAAGAAAGGCCTTGTTGGTTAATGAACTGAGCACCAACAACAAATAAGTTATACAAACCTGCAAGAACAATTCGTATAGTATTTCCTCAGTAACTTGTTCAGGTAAATTACCACaccaaatagttttattgtctTCTTCAATCattgtattttgttattgaatGAACACAATCACAAATATGAAGGAATTTCGTAAACGAACACGCTAGAGGAAGAAAGCAAGCGACCAAGCGTCAAGTTAAGGGTTGTCAGCACTTAGAAATACTATTTCCCTGAGTAAACGAGTAAGCGATAAAATAATCAACTGAAGCTGAATTGGGGatgtagttttaaaacaatttttgagGATGTAGGCTAAGCATATTTATGTTAAACAATTACCATGAATATTGGTTTACAACATCTAAAACAACATTAAGGTATTTAAACAATATCTGTAACAtacattttttgcaaataaatgatttctatttcaaacttttttaattttttccccTAATTTAGGGAATTTGCCTTAGGCTAGAAACCCTGATAGTGAATAGTGTCATCTATGTCAATGTCAAACTCAATGttacaaatgcaaaaaaaacaaatagtgaCAACGTCGCATTTTATGACAGCAAATTAAACGTCACTGTCAATCTGAGAGAAGATTGCGTTGTGTCCGCTTTGCTTGTCCTGCAAATCACTGCATTATTTTAATCACCATCCAACCCTacattgttaaaataacaaTCCCGACAATGTGCGGACCTGTATGTATCAAGAGCGATTGTAATTAGTGGCGTACACTTGAATTCTAGTTACTACGTAACCGTTTTGGACTGCTTTAAGGTTAAACTCCGAGCGGCAACATGGACGACTCCAGTAAATACCAGCAGATGCAGGATGAAATGTCCAGGTTAGCAGCATTACCTTTCATATTATATACCAACCTCttacaaatattaaactttttggTTAGAAACTACAAAGCCACAAAATTCTATAGACCAACTTCTTCGCAGCAACAGAATTTTATCTTGTTCTTATAAACTCAACAATCACATTGGAATGTTTGATTTCAAGCTGCTTTAGAGCTAAGTATTCATTATCCAGTCTGTGAAGGTCCTACAAGGGTTTCAGCATGTTTCCCAGACCAACTAAAGAGGCGAAGTACATCAGCATAGAGGTAAAATAAGCGAGCTTCACAGGTTTTCTACTTATTCAGAGGAACAATAATAATCTACAAttataaacaacataaaactgTAAGAGAAAATGcttgtcaaaaatatatttactctTATTAAGAGCAAACTTTGTGTTTAGTTAGATTTTAATCATTTGAACAACAGGACTATCAAAAGGAAAGGACGGATTAGCTGAAATCTTAGGATGATAACCTAGCTTATTCAATTTGTGTTGCTGTGCAGGGCACAAAAGTTATTGTTCTAACCAGTGCTCCAAaggtttattatgaatttgcaTACTCCTTCCTGTCGTGTtcccaaattttattttatacaggtGCAATAAATTTTCCACTTTCATTTCTGCAGGGAATATACAGGGACCTACTGCAATATGAAATTGCATACTATTTCCATATACCTTAAAAattcaatatataaataaaatcattatcacCAGGTTTGAAGCCGAGATATCTGGCGGCGACGGCGGAGTATCAGTGGCCTCCCGTGCCGTGATCGGCGCCGCCACATTCGGTGCAGTTCAGCAGCAGCTGGAGAGAGCTGCAGCACCACTCATGCCGACCTTCAACATGTCCATGATGTACCCTACAGTACCTCCGCCCCCGCCTCCGCCTTCTATTATGGTGCCTTCACAGGTAATTTATGCTGACTTATTACATTTGTGTACATAGTCCTACCTGACCCACCAGAGACCCACTACAGCCTCAAAAGATTTGTATAGTGCAGCACATCTGTGTTTTGTCCACACCCACAGTTTTTGATATCTGTaggcacataaaatatttacttaccaaTTATAAAAGTTCTTCCTTTACAGTTGGAGCTGTTTAAATTACTGCAGTGACCTGAAATCTTAAGGTGTTATTATGAGTCTTTGGTGAATTAAATTCAACAAATTTTGCCTAGGTGGTTCagcttttttttttggaataattgGAACAGGAACAGGAAGCTACTATCATGGATAAAGAGTAGTAGGGCCAGAGATTTAGAGAAAACAGACTCTGCAGCTTTAAAGTATTATACACAAATTCAAAACCTGACAACCCCCCCTTCTTCCCAGGTACGTCTCCGTCCCCCCACAGAGGTGTTCCCACCATCTCTCCCGGGCTACCTGCGTCCGGGGCTGCCGGGCCCGCAGCTCGCACCGCCTCCACCGCCCAAGCCGCAGCCAGTCGTACTGTCTGCTGCACCCAAGCTGTATAAACAGCCGAAGGAAGACGATGAGAGGAAAGAGAAGGAGAGTCGGAAGAGGGTAAGATAGCAATTTTTTtagaaagttatatttttaaggaGCTGAAATACAATTCATGTGCTGATGGTGAGTGTCAAAGCGTGAGGTTTAATATATTGTAGTGACAGAGTAACTATATTGAGCCTAAAGGCATATGCTTAGAAGTGTCGAGCGGCATTGCACCTTCCCCAGTATATTCCATATTTCTGTATAGGTATATTGCACCAGAATTTGGCaaaacttaacataaaaaagtaaatagctGGAGTAGAAACTTCTTTTGACTAGCCATAAGAAGTACGTCAATAACAAGCAACCTCCAAACAGATTTTTATACTTGTATTTTTATACTTGTTTGTTGTTCATAAAACCACAATACAAACTATTCCAAATGTAATTCTGTATCAGGCTTTCCTGACTTAATGATTACTATTTTCTTTTACGGTTTCATGAtgattatttctttgtaaaaccAGAAACGCAGTCCGCCCCCTCCCCCGCCGCGGCCGGAACCGGTGGTAGAGCTTCCGCCGgtggcgccgccgccgcccgtcATCACCGTTCCTGATATAGTTGCCAAGCCTAAGAAGGAGAAGAAGAATAGAAAGGTAATATTCAATTAACTCTATACTAATGTAATGAACAGCTAAGAGTAAACATTAAACAAcccatttgaaataatattcacatttgggaagctacacaACGCCTTAGtgatattacattttacagtgaGTTCACATTTTATCCAGTACAAGAAGAAGTACCCTCAGGACGAGGGTGagaccgcgggaaaacagctacagctgaagagtttgtttgtcgCTTGAAtgtgaactgatttgaaaaactttcagtgttacacccatttattgaggaaaacaTGATTTTTATCAGGGCCGCAAGTAAAACCGCTGGTGAAAGCAAGCtttataataaatgaatattgtttacTTCCAGGTGGTGCGGACAGCGGGTGGTCAGGTATGGGAAGACGTGACACTGCTGGACTGGCCTGACGATGACTTCCGCATGTTCTGCGGAGACCTCGGCAATGACGTCACTGATGAACTGCTTGTGAGTAACTTATTAACACTCAGAATATCTATACTAGCATAAGAATGGAGGAGATTTTGATTTTTGCGCTTTCATGGTGAAAGGAGATCAtccatttcgtacccaaaactgaaagtgccggccagagtaaaaaaataatatattcttgtagagaataatgccctgaacattttttactattacaagaatcgtctacaattaaccccccggctgctatttgactttgaaaataccaaaaaattcCACAATGTTTGGAACATTgcattacggccccaaactggagaaggcagccgctgccttcaaaggactcctacccaacctgggaagtcatcaaatgactcccctctcgctgtggggaAGTCggactcctactgactaaaacccatcatggggtagccagagccgcggtaattctttcgactCATTCGATTCTttagactgcctcgttggtctagtggttgcaagcgcggctgctgtgctcgaggtctcgggttcgattcctgggtcgggccgaaatcgctttgtgggttttcttaaactttcacaaagcagccccagccagtctggaagttggtgattgattcacccgtgcatcggagagcacgtaaatgtcgatcctgcgcctgatctctctccggtcgtgtcggattgccgtcccatcgggttatgagagggaaggaatagggagtgcacctgtgtctgcgcaaatgctcgtgcactatatatatgtcctgcgcagctggctgaactccttaaaatgagaacagcgCCGTGGCCGAATttggccgtggacgccattatttattattaattctttcgaacaatcccgcagccccgataggccttgtccccgcaaaaatatcgtacgattccTGTCGAGGAtaccctgaagattttttatattgtaaggaacgtcttcggttaaccctcagactgctatttgagtttatcgttaataaaaatctatacttgaatgttacggcaaataacgtccacagtatttttttaactaatcgaaCGTCTAGTAACCCtgtcgaataatcccgcagccccggcaggttttGGTCACCTGGGGTTTGCGGGGGACGATGAGCCACTCGAAATTCTATAGGGGCGAGggggaatgggatgccttcgtCTCCTTTTGCGAAGCATGCCAGAGAAGGAGGCGGTGGAATAACTGAGATTTCgcgcctctcatcccagccgctgagGTGGACGTGGAAGACACCACGCGCGTCGGGTGTCGAGAAGACTCCCGCCACCGTAgacgtcggtctgtgggcggtgagtttagAGAGGCTCATCGTCCCTTCGCCGCCTTGGAGACTACCGGCCTgtgtcggcggcgagcgttgacccaagccctcctcagacagtcagcaaaccccagtggggcccaccagggtcagaacctgccggggctgcgagattgtgcgaaagagttaccgcggccccggtacaatatcagaaggaacatgatgggtttaaatcagtaagtctcCTCGCTGTAGCAGGAGGGGTGAGGGGGGGGGTATATGGTAGACGTtcaattagttaaaaaatactttggacGTTATTTGttgtaacattcaagtatagattttttttcacgataaactcaaatagcagtctgagggttaaccgaagacgttccttataacagtaaaaaaatcttcagggcaagACAAGAATagtacgatatttttgcggggacaaggcttatcggggctgcgggattcttcgaaagaattaccgcggccctggtttgcccatgatgggttttagtcagtaagagtctgactttcccacagcgagaggggtcatttgatgtcTTTCCAGGTCGGGCAGGAGTcgtttgaaggcagcggctggcttctccagtttggggccgtaatgtaatgctccaaacattgtgggattttttggtattttcaaagtcaaatagcagcctgggggttaattgtagacaattcttgtaatagtaaaaaatcttcagggcattattctctacaagaatctactatttttttcttctggccggcactttcatttttgggtacaaaatgttcgacacttgaatgatctcctttgaTTATAATTGTTGTGCTTTCATGGTCTCATGCCTGAATCGATTGATATAATATTCGGCATAAAGAAATAAGTTGCTTTTTGATCCATGTGTAAGTGATGCGATTAGAAGAGATGCAGGCTAAATGCCTTTCTAATACCTTTCCCTTTCATCATTGATCTTGAACTATGTACATATTGTATTTCAGACGCGAACATTCAGCAAATACAGCTCATTCCAAAGAGCCAAAGTGATCAGAGACAAACGGACTAACAAGAGCAAAGGCTTTGGGTTTGTCAGCTTCAAGGACCCTGGAGACTTCATCAAGGCTATGAAGGAGATGGATGGTAAGATTACTTAAAAATTTTTTTACTGCCTAACATGTCTTTTTATTAATCTAGTATTCTTGATTAGAGCActtacccccttacttataaaatctctaatcaccttctcagcaacattttaactaatcactacttaaagtcttaagtagtgattaaatgttccttaagacatgcttaagcaacgtttataagtaagaattttcttaaacagcccttaagtattacttatatttaattcacgtttataagtaagggggtaacCCCCttaaacttcaaataaaatacattcaatAAATGCACACTTCTGGCGTGTTTGTGTAAAATGATGCCTTTTTAGTGTATCAAAAGAAAAGAGTGTAGGGTAGAAAGAGTGTAGAAGTAATATTaatagttaataaaaaaatagggaTAGGAAATCCATTTCAGTCTTTATTCATCTTTAGCTGATCATATAAATCAATCCAATCATTATTTCCAGGTCGCTACGTAGGCAGCAGACCAATAAAGCTAAGAAAGAGCACTTGGCGTACTCGAAGCCTCGACGTCGTTCGTAAGAAGGAGAAAGAAAAGGCCGCTCTATTATCTCTGCTTATGTCCGGCAACAAGAGCTGACAACACTTCTAATTACGTGTCTCAACTGTCAGTGAGTAGGGTTGCCAGGAAAAAAATTGAATGTTGATAGTTAGATGCAGAATTATTTGTCTGCAATAATTTTTGCTTTGTATATTTTGTCCTATAACATATACGATGATACATAGTAGGTTTTTTTTCAGTACATTTAAGGCCCAAGTACACTCATAGCATGAacattttagctttattaaagctttctaaaaataactgattgctttgaaaattgaatatgAAAATTCATTGTAGGCAAACATTTGTTTGAATCAAACTGAGGTTTTATATTTTCGGAGTACTTGGGCGCTAGTTTGTTACTCATTAATATTCTGTTTTAGTCATTACCTGGCAATCATATTCTTGTAAACTTAATAAATACCAACCACAGTTGTATGTAAAGTGTTAATATGTGACAATTTACTGTAGTAAATAGCGCAGGTATTTTACCCTCTCCATGTATGTAGTTTCATCCATACtccttatgtattttaattagtagGTGATTAATTTGGTGatgtatttacttttactaCATTTTGTGAAacgaattatttaaatgaaatatgtagAATAAAATACAGAACGTTAAGTCATCTATGTATAATCTTTCTCTGGCTTACATCTGTTTACATAAAACCTATTATATTGCGCACAACATAGTCTGCGCAAAAATACGTCTTTGCGCAAGAATACAAGTTGCGCAAAAGTTCACGTTGCCCTAAAGTATAAAATTGCGCAAACGGATATATTCACTACCCGTGCAGACAAGCCAGATTACCTTTATCGAGATTATgtatatcaataataaaataatagtacattttaaaataataagttcttTTACTGAATCTTTTCGTTACAACACGTGAATAGAGAATAATCTCTAAGcgcttctaaaaataaaatggtattTGCACATTCGGGCATAAATCCTATGTTTGATTGATTGTTTTTCGCTTTCAATGTTACTTTGGATGTgattttagttaattaattaacttaaaataagttttatttcatgcctttgctttttatttttttctcctttaaatgccataaaaatataaacctgGGTGATAGGTAGATAAAATAATGTCTCatgtaaaagtaataatttattcaataatatttctaaatggTAAGATTTTCTTTGGCTAAACTTCTCCAATCTGTACACATTTACACTTATAGTACTAGCAATTATAAATATtcgtcataattttattaatgaataaatctgaacatttcattttgtaaatattatgcaAATGACTTGCTCTAATAACAATTTAcagtttgtttagttttttttgttcttacataattaacaatttattccttaaaaaaataataaaataatatgaaagctTAATTACAATGAAACGCCATTTTATTGCGAGACGTATTTGTACAAAGGCTTAAAGCTGACACCTTTCGACTGCCAATAATTTTACCCAACAAAATAATTCCCTCCCACTTTCACTTAAAAATTAACGAGCTAGAAGGGGCGATAGAACGCCACAGACTTAATGACAAATAGAGTGCTCATATCTATGAATTAAAAAAGAATAGTACAACAAGTATgtacaaaaacacatttttaccGTATTTTGAAGTTgctattgcaattttttttacataataatttccGTCAAAAAGTTGCAATTTCTAGCCATGATTTTCTTTTCGAATTTCTTAACAACATAATTATAGCACTCTGTTTAAAACTATGTTATCAGACTACAGTATAATAATCGCTATCATTCTGCCTATACCGCGGGCCTCTCAGACGGACAGGCCGCGGTCGCTTGCGCGTGGGCTCGGCGGTCGCTGCGGCCGCGTACAGTTCGTCTAGGCAGCACCTATTATCACCTTCCTTGAGCCCTGATGTGTAAGGGCAGAATGGCGTCGCGAAGTCTTCGAGACAGTATGCACCTGATGCACTGGAATTAAGAATAAGATCGTGTGGTTTGAGGTATAAGGTTGTGGCTTTCTGAGAATTAATGAAGCGCAGACAAAACACacggcgtgcacttggagaggcctatgtccagcagtgaactgcgataggctgatgatgatgatgatgagacaaAACACATAGTTTATTTACTTGATCAGTCTTCAATATATGCTCTCTTTTAATGTGCACATAAATTAGTTAATCAAAGTGAGAGAATCTATGTTTAATTTTAGCGACGATGGGAGATCTTTATCTAACCTACTTTTCAAAAAGGAGGGCCCTCAATTTGTGTGATTATTTCAGTAGAATAGAGCCTAATTATTATGAGGGATTGCCCTCGGCTTAGCAAACCCCCCAGGTTAGTTAGGGTAAACCTTTGAAGAAGAAATTTTGGGGCtattttgtcataaaaatcGCAGGATCTTAAGTCTACAATCATAAAACCAACCTCATAGGCGCAGGCTGTCCGATAGGCACGGGCAGGGCGGAGGCCCGGGATGGTGGCACCCGCACCGAGCACCGGCGCCCGCACGGGGCTGCCTCTCTGGAGCGAAACAGACTCTCTGCTTGATAGCAGATCGACCAGATGTGGCTGCAGAGCGCCTCGTCTATAAGGGGGGATAAAGAAATTTCAAgtaaattgtagtaggaataATTCTTAGGTAACTATTTAGaaggtaagtacctattctGCGACATAACTTTTTTCTAGGCAAAAAAAGATATCTTCTATTGCCATCCTGAGCTTGTAGAATGAATGTTACCTTCCTACCtatcgcaaaaaaaaaacaacatttaaaagtacctacctacaattacTAATGACTTCCTCCAGAATGTGCAACTGGAGGAAGTGTCAACTGAGTATCACGACTTCATTTTCCGTTGCATTTCAAGACCTCGATTAATCCTTTTTACTGGGCACAGGTGAGTTGTTGCATCACAACTGAATATCTGTTACCTGTCTATAACGTTAACCAGCTATACTCACTTGGTGTATCTTCACAATAAGGCTGGCTCCTTCCCCCATTGAGACAGAAGTCGGCGTGACCGAGCCGGGCAGCCTCTCCGTAGCGGCCGGCGTTGGTGTGCAGCACGTGGACCGCACGAGCGTCGCCCGGGTCTAGGCGAAGTGCCGGCGCTGATCGGATCAGAGGACGTGCTGGGTCTAACCCTGGAATGACGTCGGTATAACGTATAGATTTTCGCATAACACATAGTCTAAAAAAATCATGGCAAAAAACTATAAGATTGATTATGTATTTGAACAAAGCTGATGTAATCGAGTTCGGGGTATCGTAGTTATTACTGCATGCCCTGGGAATCGCATTCTTAATTGTGTTTCATGGACAGAATATATGCATGAATATGTACTCTGTGTGTGCTTTTCGTGGGCAACTAGTATACTTGTTTATCTTCATCATCAGTTGCAAAAGTAACAGTCAAGTTAACTTACCAATGATCCTATTCAATCTAAAAGTCAAATAGTTAGCGATGATGCCACACAGATGAGCGCCAAGCGAATGCCCCACACAAGTGAGGTTGTCAGTCCTGAGCCCCGCTCGACGCAGGGCTCCGAGCGCTTCAGCCACGCAGCGAGCCACGGGCCGCAAGTTGTGTACCGCAGCCACGTAGCACGGGGGCTGGCAGAGCGCTCCCCAGTCTAGCATGAAGATATTGTAGCCACCGCGGCGCAGGTATGCTGAGGAAATAGGTATGTTTAGGTTCACATTGAGGTCTAAAGACGGTCGCCAAATGGTGTAAGCTGATTCAATAAACGAGTCACACTTAGAAAGATACAAGACACCATCTTTCAAGCATCTGTTAAATTAGTTTGAATAAGAAAAACGTTCGTATGTAGAGCAGTAATTTTTTCCTAGAGCCACCTAGGTACAGCAATCATTGATACAATTTTCGCGACTGTCAACGCTGATATGCAGGTCATTGAACCGCTGCAACACGTAGAGAAAGCCGTGGGAGTCGCTCCGCGCATTGTAATGCGACTCGTGCGCAACTGGCGGTGTTCCTACACGACAGTACCGGTGAACACTTGCACTTTCTTCTCTGGCCACGATCCAGGGAAGCTCATTAATGCCAATAGTCACATATGTGTTCTTTA
This genomic window from Helicoverpa armigera isolate CAAS_96S chromosome 13, ASM3070526v1, whole genome shotgun sequence contains:
- the LOC110384421 gene encoding pancreatic lipase-related protein 2, giving the protein MARVRALAHTACLTIILLVQGTISQRHPIKEALLLHTDAYGNATFEDCVWRREKEACPDPDVNLHLYTESDPVKNVVDLSSQDWLRQSGYDPAHENVLLIHGYAGGDDTLPIVVLRDAYLRRGGYNIFMLDWGALCQPPCYVAAVHNLRPVARCVAEALGALRRAGLRTDNLTCVGHSLGAHLCGIIANYLTFRLNRIIGLDPARPLIRSAPALRLDPGDARAVHVLHTNAGRYGEAARLGHADFCLNGGRSQPYCEDTPNEALCSHIWSICYQAESLFRSREAAPCGRRCSVRVPPSRASALPVPIGQPAPMSASGAYCLEDFATPFCPYTSGLKEGDNRCCLDELYAAAATAEPTRKRPRPVRLRGPRYRQNDSDYYTVV
- the LOC110384416 gene encoding RNA-binding protein 7; the encoded protein is MIEEDNKTIWCGNLPEQVTEEILYELFLQAGPLEKVRIPRDRDGRQKNFAFVTYCHEVSVPYAINLFRGTSLFHRTLTLQSRGRMVTLPPPIRCYGLEPPLEFPPQINIAKQFVDMTEHLKEDEFKTNMIRQPHDPNDRLVIASLQGNWSHRHHPYRPKDKSHRDQDRDYRPREAHNDNYGRNKDNRNKHSGNWRDRRTHKKGSYHR
- the LOC110384423 gene encoding RNA-binding protein 42, with product MDDSSKYQQMQDEMSRFEAEISGGDGGVSVASRAVIGAATFGAVQQQLERAAAPLMPTFNMSMMYPTVPPPPPPPSIMVPSQVRLRPPTEVFPPSLPGYLRPGLPGPQLAPPPPPKPQPVVLSAAPKLYKQPKEDDERKEKESRKRKRSPPPPPPRPEPVVELPPVAPPPPVITVPDIVAKPKKEKKNRKVVRTAGGQVWEDVTLLDWPDDDFRMFCGDLGNDVTDELLTRTFSKYSSFQRAKVIRDKRTNKSKGFGFVSFKDPGDFIKAMKEMDGRYVGSRPIKLRKSTWRTRSLDVVRKKEKEKAALLSLLMSGNKS